The Arachis ipaensis cultivar K30076 chromosome B10, Araip1.1, whole genome shotgun sequence DNA window CTCTCTACTATTTGAATGCAAAAAATATAATCTATTTTTAATATATCAtttgaaaaataaagaaagattGAAGATCAAAATATTTGTTAAGAGTTTCAACTTAAAAATTTAGATGTATATTAACAATGTTTAAAATGGAATAAAGTAAGTCAAGGGATATAATTGCGTAACTCACTAAAAAAGTGGGTCAAGTTAAAAATcgataaaatatatactaaaatataaaatatatcttaaaaataaattaaattacacatataataaataaagaagatTAGAGAGAGAAAGTATTACTATTACTGTTACTATTATGTTAGGGTGAGAAAGAAGGCAAAGCAAGGTAAAAGGCTTTATGAATTATGATACGGCATCCCTTACCTCACCCAAAACCCAACTACACTCACTCTTatattttctatttcaatatTCATTTAAACCCAACACACACGTTTCAACCATCTTCATAAAATTAACTCCAaccccttttcttcttccttctttctttttctttccttctgTCATCCCCATCCTTTTCTTACTTGTATTTCTATATATTCATATTCATCTCTATCTATCTATATTCTTCCTTATTATTTCCACCTTTTCTGCTCGAATTCTGCATAATCGACGAACCACCAACAAACTACTTTGTTCTCTTAATTCAACCaaagaagaaaattaaagaacagtGTTATGGAAATGATGCCATACCAGCTTTCCAGGTTACCTTACCATGATTCTCTCAAACTTCTGGAGGCTGATATACAACATGCCAATTCTTTGTNNNNNNNNNNNNNNNNNNNNNNNNNNNNNNNNNNNNNNNNNNNNNNNNNNNNNNNNNNNNNNNNNNNNNNNNNNNNNNNNNNNNNNNNNNNNNNNNNNNNNNNNNNNNNNNNNNNNNNNNNNNNNNNNNNNNNNNNNNNNNNNNNNNNNNNNNNNNNNNNNNNNNNNNNNNNNNNNNNNNNNNNNNNCTGCACTAAAAATGTTACTTTTAATTAGATGGGTACTTTGGGTATTTTAGATAACCGGTGATTGATAAAATTTGTTTCCTAGTTTATAAAATTTGTGGACTTTTTCTTACTACTAATGGGAACTTTAGTTATCAATTTTCTGAATTTTGGATTGtgggtttgtgtgttttttcttaGGGCTGCAGCAATTCCAAGAACAGAAGGTGGAACTGTTCTTCAAATGAAATTGGTTTATAATCACTTGGCTCCTTTAGTTCTCTTGTTTCTACAGTGGATGGATTGTTCCTGTGCTAGCTTTCTACACAGATATCTCAATCTCTTCCACATAGTTATATACAAGGTAGAGATAGAAAAGTTATGTCATTTCTTTGTTGGATTTTGATTCAATGAATTTGGTATTGTTGTTGTTTGTTCCATATGGTCTTATGGAATTTAATGGGTTTCCAATATGTATTTATTGATTGATACatgttttttttgtctttttatgtTTTACCTAAGGTACACAATGATGGTAGAAACATGTCTAGTCATGGAAGGAAAGCTACCATAGGGGACTTTTATGGTATGTGAATATTTGACTTGTGAAGAGGCCTTTTATTTGTTGTAATTTGTTTTTGTCTCATGAAAAATGTGAAATAGTGCAAAACTCTTTTCATTTATAGCTAGCTGCCTTGACTGATTATTTCGGAAAAATTTGAATTCTTTTAGCTGTTATATTGCCATCTCTCCAGCGGCTTCATGGTAGCTTGGAGAAGTTGGAGACTTCGAAAGAAGGCCAATCATCGAGCATGGAACATTCAAGTTATGGCAAGAAGATGATTGTTGAAGGTGATGGGAAACTAACCAATGTTGACTTGCAAAGAGAGGATGAATGTGATATTTGCTTAGAGCCTTGCACCAAAATGGTCCTGCCTAATTGTTGCCATGCCATGTGTATCCGATGCTACCGCAAGTGGTAAATCGCTTTCTTCATATCCCATTTTTTTATCAACTTGCATACTTTACAGTGAAAAATGCAATTAACTCACCTGAATTTGGTTAATGTGTAATTTAtgccaaaaaatttttaaaatgtacAATTCGACATCCTGAGGTTATAAGTGGCGCAAAAGGGGCTTTCCATTAACTTTTCTTCTAAAATTACCCTTATACGTCATTTTTTCGACAAAGTTACCCAGTAATAGAAGGGTAATTTTGGAAGAAAAGTTAGCGAAAGGTATTTTTAGCACCTTTTACAACTTCAGAGCTCTATTGAATTGTACATTTTACCAAATTTCAAGGGGTATAATTGCGTGTTTTCGCACTTCATATGCCAATGGTTC harbors:
- the LOC107624110 gene encoding helicase-like transcription factor is translated as MEMMPYQLSRLPYHDSLKLLEADIQHANSLAAAIPRTEGGTVLQMKLVYNHLAPLVLLFLQWMDCSCASFLHRYLNLFHIVIYKVHNDGRNMSSHGRKATIGDFYAVILPSLQRLHGSLEKLETSKEGQSSSMEHSSYGKKMIVEGDGKLTNVDLQREDECDICLEPCTKMVLPNCCHAMCIRCYRKWNTRSQSCPFCRGSLRRVNSEDLWVLTCNEDVVDAETVSKEDLWRFYLYINKLPKHHPEALFVMYYEYLI